The DNA segment GGGCATATCGGCATCCACCTGCAGCACCGCAAGGAAATTAACGGGTAAGTTCAGTCGTTATCATTACCAAGTATTTGGACACCTGATTTAGGAGGCCACAATGTTTGAATATGTATTTATAAATATGGATAACCCCTTATATCAACAGGCCGTGGATTTGCGTTACCGGATCTTTTTTAGGCCATGGAATATTAAGCAAGAGATAATCTTTGACTCATATGAGGACACAGCAATTCATATGATTTGTCTTACAGGAGGAAAAGTTAATGGATATGCCAGATTGAATTATGAAGGTCAGGAGGCAATATTATCACAGATAGTTGTGGATGAGGAATGTCGGAATCAAGGTTTGGGAAGTGAATTGGTAAAGCGTTTAGTTGATAAAGCCCGCTTGGATAAAAAAGATAGAGTAACCTTAAGCGCAAAGGTTGAGGCAACCAAGTTTTATGAAAAATTCGCTTTTGTGGTCACTGGAGATAGTTTTTCATCCCCTAAAACAGGACTTCCTCATATTAAAATGATTCTGCAATTATAGATAATGAAATGTGGAAAGAAAGATACTTGGAACAAAATGAAAAGAGGTATTTTTATGTCGGAAGTAATTATCAGACTGTGTGAGAGGGATGATTTGTCTGATGTAGTTAAGTTGATGAATGAGCTTAGGGAAGTAGCCCAAGGTGATGAAATCGCCTTCCGAGACGTGAACAAAATCTTTACGGAAATGGAGCAACGACCAGGGCTATATTTAAATGTAGTTGCGGAGATTTCGGGAAAAGTGGTAGGATTCATTTCCGCGATTTTCTATAGAACGGTTTTTCATAAGGGTGGTACGGCACTCATTAATGAGTTGATCATTACCCAGGCTGAGCGTGGGAAAGGAATCGGCAAAAGGTTGGTTCAAATGGTTCAAGAGGAAGCTTTAAAAAGAGGCTTTGATGAAGTTGAAGTAGGAACAGAGAGGGCCAATGAAGGAGCGCAGGGATTCTATCGAAGATGTGGTTTCAATGAGGAATATGTATTATTGGGAATGGAGTTTAAATGAACCCTGAGGTAGAGAAGGGGACCGATTATGGTGAAAAAATGTATTTCAATTTGCTGCATGTTGATTGCCATAATGTTAATGGCGACGCCATATGGTATAGCTATGACATTTGCATCTGGTCCGACAGAACGTGTAACTAAATATTTCCCATATTTTAGCCTGATGCCCTTTGGATATGGTAACTGGTTCCCCATCATTACCGCTCTTTTATCCATTGTTGTCGTTTTTCTGCTCTTAGTTGGTATCAGAAAAGCAAATACAGGAAAAGCAGTACGGGTTTGCTTGGTACTTTGTATTATAGCTTCGGTCTTATCATGGTTAATATTTGAATCCACTAGTATTGTTGGTGTTTGCGTAGCGGTTCTCCATGCTATTGCACTTGTGCTGCAAATACCACAACCCCCCGGTTCATTAATAGCTTAGCTTAAGGAATTAATGATGGAAGTGGTGTGAATTGAAAGTGCGCCTATTGAAAAAACATAGCAAAGTACTGCTATGTCTCGGATTAATTCTGGTTATGATGTCCGTCATTGCAGGCTGTTCTCAGCAGTCTGAAGGAACGAAGGATGTCCAAACTGTGCTCACAGATAATAAACCAATAAGCGGTGAGAGTCCCGGTCCTGACTTGGAGCATCTTTGGCAGGAATATATTTATGATGGGATTTATACTATCGGCAATACGTGGGAGTTTGATTCGGTGCAGGGAATCGACCCGGCAGCGGTAGCTCAATTTTGTTGGCTGAAATATCAGGAAGAAAAGGGCATCGCTGATCTTCAGCCAGAAAATGAAGGGAACTTGTCCCTTCTTTTTCCGCTGGCCGATGCCCAGAAGTATGCCGAGCGCTATTTTAACCTGACCACCCTGGATGTGAGCAAAATACCGGATTATTACTATAAACCGGAAAAGCAGGCCTTTACCTTCACACCGAATTTAGAGGACTTCAAGCCCTTTGATACCATCGTGAATGGTTGGGGTATCCGGTTGGATAAAGTGGTTAGAAGCAATGACGGTACACTCACCGTCGGGGT comes from the Desulfitobacterium chlororespirans DSM 11544 genome and includes:
- a CDS encoding GNAT family N-acetyltransferase; its protein translation is MFEYVFINMDNPLYQQAVDLRYRIFFRPWNIKQEIIFDSYEDTAIHMICLTGGKVNGYARLNYEGQEAILSQIVVDEECRNQGLGSELVKRLVDKARLDKKDRVTLSAKVEATKFYEKFAFVVTGDSFSSPKTGLPHIKMILQL
- a CDS encoding GNAT family N-acetyltransferase; amino-acid sequence: MSEVIIRLCERDDLSDVVKLMNELREVAQGDEIAFRDVNKIFTEMEQRPGLYLNVVAEISGKVVGFISAIFYRTVFHKGGTALINELIITQAERGKGIGKRLVQMVQEEALKRGFDEVEVGTERANEGAQGFYRRCGFNEEYVLLGMEFK